The Dromaius novaehollandiae isolate bDroNov1 chromosome 5, bDroNov1.hap1, whole genome shotgun sequence genome window below encodes:
- the CCDC198 gene encoding factor associated with metabolism and energy encodes MGLSSSRTHRRVTKVAPARAGGDLPVLPYIPAPRRFSHAPQEAAEQEKAAFPRQLPPLRETGYGRPTAGPLSFNTMLEKGDTSIIKQHPPRRPQKLEPAGLLAAEKLPSQQDAAAAPKAKALEKRGQTLKHFPGRRQHLHKLQMLDLHRRRREAELKRNLHREAKINKQKIKEFNPKKVLGNLQRSNSSESRDLIPAEHNQTFNGDCGNTWDGQFSGQHDRGESSPSKSSKADMWFCREQPARDLFWDSSSTDSEDWEREGKNFYHKPTLVRTKTERIPLFDELILDEDL; translated from the exons ATGGGCCTGAGCTCTTCCAGGACACACCGCAGGGTGACCAAGGTGGCCCCAGCGCGAGCCGGGGGTGACCTGCCCGTCCTGCCCTACATCCCGGCCCCACGCCGGTTTTCCCACGCGCCGCAAGAGGCGGCGGAGCAGGAGAAAGCCGCGTTCCCAAGGCAGCTCCCACCCCTCCGGGAAACTGGGTACGGGAGACCCACTGCAG GGCCCCTTTCTTTCAACACCATGCTGGAAAAGGGAGACACCAGCATCATTAAGCAGCACCCACCTCGGAGACCTCAA AAGCTTGAACCTGCTGGCCTTCTCGCTGCCGAAAAGCTCCCGAGTCAGCAAGACGCGGCAGCAGCTCCGAAAGCGAAG GCTCTGGAGAAGAGGGGGCAAACCCTGAAACACTTCCCTGGCAGACGGCAGCACTTACACAAGCTGCAGATGCTGGACTTGCACCGCAGGCGCCGAGAG GCTGAGCTGAAGAGAAATCTCCACAGGGAGGCAAAAATCAATAAACAAAAAATCAAGGAATTCAACCCGAAGAAAGTCCTTGGCAATCTCCAGAGAAGCAACAGCTCCGAAAGTCGAGACCTCATCCCTGCTGAGCACAATCAGACCTTTAATGGAGACTGTG gAAATACATGGGATGGACAATTTTCAGGGCAACATGACAGGGGTGAATCTTCtccaagcaagagcagcaaagCTGATATGTGGTTCTGTCGGGAGCAGCCTGCAAGAGACCTGTTCTGGGATAGCTCCAGCACTGACTCGGAGGactgggaaagggaagggaagaactTTTATCACAAACCTACTCTTGTAAGAACCAAGACAGAGAGAATTCCTCTCTTCGATGAGCTTATCTTGGATGAAGATTTGTAG